In Planctomycetota bacterium, the sequence GCCGAGGCGAAGGAGAGGTGGCCGATGCGGCTCTCGACCTCGTCGAACCACTTCCGCCAGTTGCCGCTGGAGGAGGCGTGCGAGCGGATCGGCACGCTGGGCTTCGAGGCGATTGACATCTGGTCGGCCTACCAGGGTTGCCCTCACCTCGACCACGCAAAGGACAAGCTGGGCGCCGACGGGCTGAAGGAGCTCCTGGCGAAGCACAACCTGAAGCTGTTCGCGTTCTCGACCTATGTCGGCGGCTACGCGCGGTATGCGGAACTGCTCGGCGCCGCCGGCGGCGGGGTGGCCGTGCAGGGCAGCGCCGGCGCGGCCAAGCCCGAGGAACTCACCGACCGGATGAAGAGGTTCCTCGAGAGCTGCAAGCCGCTGGTCGAGCTGTGCGAGAAGCACAACTCGTACCTGGCCATCGAGAACCACGGCGGCTCGCTGCTGTGCACCATTGATTCGTTCAAGGCGTTCGTGGACCTGAACCAATCGCCACGGCTGGGCATCGCGCTCGCCCCGTACCACGTCCAGGCGGGCAAGATGTCGGTGGAGGACGCCATTCGCGCCTGCGGGAAGCAGTTGCTGTTCTTCTATGCCTGGCAGCACGCGCCGGGCGTGAACGAGTTGCCCGGCTACGGCCCGACGGATTTCGTGCCGTGGCTGAAGGCCCTGGCCGACATCGGTTACGCCGGCTGTGTCAATGTCTTCACTCACCATCACCTGGAGGCCGATGCCATGTCGGCCGCCCTCGCCAAGGCGCGCGATTACGTGAAGGACTGCTACGCCAAGTGCGCAGCGGTTTGAGCGAGCAGACCAGGGCGCGGCGCACGCGGAGTCGAGCGAAATCTCCCCGAAGAAACGGCCAGGCCGGCTGTTTGACGCGTCCCGCGCAGGGTGGTAGAATCGGCTCGAGCGCGGAAGGCAGGCCCGGACATTGAGGATGCCGAGGGATCAGATGAGTCGAGCACTGACCCGCCGCCATGTGCTTCGGAGCGCTGCGCAGGGGATGGGCGGCCTGCTCATCCTGCCGCATGCCCGCACGGCCTTCACCTATGCGGTCAACGACCGGCTCCGTTTCGCCGTGGTGGGCATGGCCGGCTACGGCGCCTACCATGGCTTCGCCGAGTTGCTCCACACCTATGGCAGCGTCAGCTACGCGGTCTCGTGCGACGTTGACCTACGGAAAGTCCAGAAGGTCTACGAGGCGTGGGAGAAGAAGGCGGCGGAATGGGCGAAGTCGGACAAGCCCGAGCAACGGCAAGCTGCGGCGGAGTACTACGCCCCTCTGGCCGCCAGGAAGCCGCCGCTTTACGCGGACTTCCGGCGCATGTTCGACGAGGCGGCGGGCCAGTTCGATGCCGCCGTCGTCGCCACCCCTGACCATACGCACGCGATCATCGCCGCCGCCGCGCTGCGGGCGGGGAAGCCGGTGTTGGCCGAGAAGCCGCTGACGATCAGCGCCTTCGAGGCTCGGGCGCTGGCCCAACTCGCCAGAGAGCGCAAGCTGCCCACGCAGATGAACAACGGCGGCACGGCCAGCCCGGGCTTCCGCCGCGGCGTCGAGATCCTCCGCGAGGGGGTTCTGGGCGACGTGCGGGATGTCCACATCTTCTTCAGCCGCGGCGGGCGGAACCTCCAGCAGCCCCCGCAGGGGAGCCAGGAGGTGCCCAAGGAACTCAACTGGGACCTCTGGCTGGCGCAGGTGAGGTGGCGCGAGTACCACCCCGAATGGATCAACCGCATCGCCTGGCGCGACACGAGCATCGGCGAGCTGGGCAACTTCGGGCCGCACGCGGCCAACATGGCCTTCATGGCGCTGAACGTGAAGGACCTCTGGCAGCCGGGCGCGGGCGGAGCGCGCATCCGCGTCGTCGCCGAGTGCTCCGAGGCCAACCAGCTCTCCTACCCGCGTTGGGAGCGCATCCGCTGGGAGGTGCCGGCCCGCGGCGAGCTGCCGCCTGTCGCCTTCACCTGGCACCACGGCCATCCGCCCGACTACGCGCCCGGCACCCGCAAGATGCTGGAGGGCCTCCTGCGCGACCACGGAGCCGCCGACGAGGAACTGAAGGACCTCCTGCCCTACGCCGGCTGCCTGATCCTGGGCAGCAAGGGGCTCCTGGCCACCACCAGCCACAACACCGAGGTCCGCCTGCTGCCGAAGGCGAGGTTCGAGGGCATCGAGCAGAGGCGGCCCCGCACTCTCCCGGTGCCCCCCAACCACTACCGCGAATGGGTCGAGGCCTGCCGGGGCGGCTCGATGCCGCTCTCAAACTTCGAGTACGCGGCGCCCTTCGCCGAGTTCCTCACAGTCGGCAGCCTCGCCACGCGCTTTCCGGGCGAGGCCCTCGAATTCGACCCGGCCACCGGCCAGATCACCAATCACCCCAAGGCGGCTGAGTTCCTCCGCTACGAGTATCGCAAGGGCTACACCATCTGAGGCAGGATTGACATGCGAAAGCGCCTGAGCCGCCGCGACTTCATGGCCGTCGGCAGCGGTCTGCTCGTCCTCGCGTCCGTTCGCAGCGCCCGCACATATGCAGCGAACGAACGGCTGCGCCTCGCCGTGTTCGGCAACATGTATAACGCGGCGCACTTCCTCCCCGCGTCGCACATCTACAACGCCGAGATCGCCGCTCTGTGCAACCCCGACCAGAGGAAGATTCCCACCATCCTCAAGTCCTGGGAGGAGCTGGCGGCGAAGCTGGCCAAGAGCCAGAACGCGGCTGAGCGGCAGGCCGCGGAGCGGTACGGCCTGATGGCCAAGGGGGAAGGGGTTGCCATTCTGGCCGACATCCGCCAACTCTTCGGCAAGGGGGGCAACCCGGTGGACGCCCTGGTCGTCTCCGACTACGACCACTTCCACGGCGTGGCCTGTGGCGCAGCCCTGCGGGCAGGCAAGCCCGTGTGCAGCGAGCGGCCGCTGGGGCTGACGATCGGCGATGCGCGCGCCCTGCGCGCCCTCGCGGCGGAGACCAAGCTGCCCACCACCTATCGAAGCCCAGGAACAGGCACAGGCGCCTTCCGCCGCGCGATGGAACTGGTCCAGGAGGGCGCGATCGGCCAGGTCCAGGAGGTCCACGTGTGGTTCAAGCGCGGGGGGCCCGACCGCGATGCGCTGCCGCAGGGCGCGCAGCCGGTCCCCGAAGGGCTGAACTGGGACCTGTGGCTGGGGCCGCTG encodes:
- a CDS encoding sugar phosphate isomerase/epimerase, with amino-acid sequence MQSRRSFLGSVAGIGAAGALAPQLLAAEAKERWPMRLSTSSNHFRQLPLEEACERIGTLGFEAIDIWSAYQGCPHLDHAKDKLGADGLKELLAKHNLKLFAFSTYVGGYARYAELLGAAGGGVAVQGSAGAAKPEELTDRMKRFLESCKPLVELCEKHNSYLAIENHGGSLLCTIDSFKAFVDLNQSPRLGIALAPYHVQAGKMSVEDAIRACGKQLLFFYAWQHAPGVNELPGYGPTDFVPWLKALADIGYAGCVNVFTHHHLEADAMSAALAKARDYVKDCYAKCAAV
- a CDS encoding Gfo/Idh/MocA family oxidoreductase, producing the protein MSRALTRRHVLRSAAQGMGGLLILPHARTAFTYAVNDRLRFAVVGMAGYGAYHGFAELLHTYGSVSYAVSCDVDLRKVQKVYEAWEKKAAEWAKSDKPEQRQAAAEYYAPLAARKPPLYADFRRMFDEAAGQFDAAVVATPDHTHAIIAAAALRAGKPVLAEKPLTISAFEARALAQLARERKLPTQMNNGGTASPGFRRGVEILREGVLGDVRDVHIFFSRGGRNLQQPPQGSQEVPKELNWDLWLAQVRWREYHPEWINRIAWRDTSIGELGNFGPHAANMAFMALNVKDLWQPGAGGARIRVVAECSEANQLSYPRWERIRWEVPARGELPPVAFTWHHGHPPDYAPGTRKMLEGLLRDHGAADEELKDLLPYAGCLILGSKGLLATTSHNTEVRLLPKARFEGIEQRRPRTLPVPPNHYREWVEACRGGSMPLSNFEYAAPFAEFLTVGSLATRFPGEALEFDPATGQITNHPKAAEFLRYEYRKGYTI
- a CDS encoding Gfo/Idh/MocA family oxidoreductase, which codes for MRKRLSRRDFMAVGSGLLVLASVRSARTYAANERLRLAVFGNMYNAAHFLPASHIYNAEIAALCNPDQRKIPTILKSWEELAAKLAKSQNAAERQAAERYGLMAKGEGVAILADIRQLFGKGGNPVDALVVSDYDHFHGVACGAALRAGKPVCSERPLGLTIGDARALRALAAETKLPTTYRSPGTGTGAFRRAMELVQEGAIGQVQEVHVWFKRGGPDRDALPQGAQPVPEGLNWDLWLGPLPWREYHADWMAYAHWRETSNGGLGSFGPHTSIFPFLTLGLRELWDAEGGRIRVLAECSRLNRVSFPRWERVRWEVPARKTMPPVTLMWHHGPDYAPGTRERIHEVMRKYGVTRPEEADALMKTAGSILVGTDGALVADDHSANVVALPKEKFEKAETKRPQRILSSHGIYGDWMEACRGGKPHILATFDNGGPLSELLMLGNIATQFPGETLSYDPVAGQLAGPAEASQKLGFRYRDGWQI